One genomic segment of Bradyrhizobium prioriisuperbiae includes these proteins:
- a CDS encoding EVE domain-containing protein, which translates to MAYWLVKSEPSTWSWDQQVAKGAKGEAWTGVRNHTAKQNLEKMKKGELAFYYHSNEGKEIVGIAEIIREAYPDPSDKTGKFVCVDIKANKPLKTPVTLAAIKADKTLAEMDLVKYSRLSVQSVTAEQWKHVCKLGGV; encoded by the coding sequence ATGGCTTACTGGCTGGTGAAATCGGAACCGTCGACCTGGTCGTGGGACCAGCAGGTCGCGAAAGGTGCCAAGGGCGAAGCCTGGACCGGCGTGCGCAACCACACCGCAAAGCAGAACCTGGAGAAGATGAAAAAGGGCGAGCTCGCCTTCTATTATCACTCCAACGAGGGCAAGGAGATCGTCGGCATCGCCGAGATCATCCGCGAAGCCTATCCCGACCCCAGCGACAAGACCGGCAAGTTCGTCTGCGTCGACATCAAGGCCAACAAGCCGCTGAAGACCCCGGTGACGCTGGCGGCCATCAAGGCGGACAAGACGCTGGCCGAGATGGATCTGGTGAAATATTCGCGGCTGTCGGTGCAGAGCGTGACGGCTGAGCAGTGGAAGCATGTGTGCAAGTTGGGCGGGGTGTGA
- a CDS encoding NAD(P)H-dependent glycerol-3-phosphate dehydrogenase has product MSALNSVAVVGAGAWGTALANAAARAGRDVTLVARDDATAMNIAMHRTSPRLPGIKLESKVVMTGNAADAARAQVILLVVPAQALRATLKPFAAAIPQGCVVMACAKGIERTTGLFMTEIIAELAPRAVPAILSGPSFADDVARGLPTAVTLAAPDEPIAAALCQALGSPTFRPYHTTDVRGVEIGGAAKNVLAIAAGIVVGRKLGASALAALTTRGFAELTRFGRACGAQPETLAGLSGLGDLVLSCSSPQSRNFSFGIALGQGQSAAQAAGGKLAEGAFTASVLLDIARTKGIDMPISEAVASILDGRTDIDTAITGLLARPFKAEG; this is encoded by the coding sequence ATGTCCGCTTTGAACTCCGTGGCAGTCGTCGGCGCCGGCGCATGGGGCACTGCGCTGGCCAATGCGGCCGCGCGCGCCGGACGCGACGTGACCCTGGTTGCCCGCGACGACGCGACCGCCATGAACATCGCGATGCATCGGACATCGCCGCGCCTGCCCGGGATCAAACTCGAATCCAAGGTCGTGATGACCGGCAATGCGGCTGACGCGGCGCGCGCGCAGGTCATCCTGCTGGTGGTGCCGGCACAGGCCTTGCGCGCGACATTGAAGCCGTTCGCGGCGGCGATTCCCCAGGGATGCGTGGTGATGGCTTGCGCCAAGGGCATCGAGCGGACAACAGGGCTGTTCATGACCGAGATCATCGCCGAACTCGCACCACGGGCGGTGCCGGCGATTCTGTCGGGGCCGAGTTTCGCCGACGATGTGGCGCGTGGCCTGCCGACGGCGGTGACGCTGGCCGCGCCCGATGAGCCGATCGCCGCGGCGCTGTGCCAGGCGCTGGGATCGCCGACGTTTCGTCCTTATCACACCACCGACGTGCGCGGAGTCGAGATCGGCGGCGCGGCCAAGAACGTGCTGGCGATCGCCGCCGGCATCGTGGTCGGCCGCAAACTCGGCGCCTCAGCACTTGCTGCACTGACCACCCGCGGCTTTGCGGAGCTGACACGCTTCGGCCGCGCCTGCGGCGCCCAACCGGAAACGCTGGCCGGTTTGTCCGGCCTGGGCGATCTCGTGCTGTCGTGTTCGAGCCCGCAGTCACGCAATTTTTCATTCGGCATCGCGCTGGGCCAGGGACAGAGCGCGGCGCAGGCGGCAGGCGGCAAACTCGCCGAGGGCGCGTTCACCGCGTCCGTGCTGCTGGACATCGCACGGACCAAAGGGATCGACATGCCGATCTCGGAGGCCGTGGCATCAATTCTCGACGGGCGAACCGACATCGACACCGCAATCACCGGATTGCTGGCGCGCCCGTTCAAGGCCGAGGGATAG
- the tsaD gene encoding tRNA (adenosine(37)-N6)-threonylcarbamoyltransferase complex transferase subunit TsaD, producing the protein MVSTLVLGIETTCDETAAAVVERQADGTGRILSNIVKSQIEDHAPYGGVVPEIAARAHVDLLDGIVATAMREAGVSYSRLDGIAAAAGPGLIGGVIVGLTTAKAIALVHNTPLLAVNHLEAHALTPRLVTPLTFPYCLFLASGGHTQIVAVLGVGQYVRLGTTVDDAIGEAFDKVAKMLGLPYPGGPQVELAAASGDPDRFAFPRPMLGRSDANFSLSGLKTAVRNEAERTGPLEPQDIADLCAGFQAAVLDSTADRLSVGLSLFREQFGPPRALVAAGGVAANQAIRGALQAVAEKAGTPLMIPPPALCTDNGAMIAWAGLERLALGMTDTMDAAPRARWRLDENAPTPAQFANTRAQH; encoded by the coding sequence TTGGTCTCCACACTGGTCCTGGGCATCGAGACCACCTGTGATGAGACCGCAGCTGCGGTGGTCGAGCGCCAGGCCGACGGCACTGGCCGCATTTTGTCCAATATCGTGAAATCCCAGATCGAGGATCACGCGCCGTATGGCGGGGTGGTTCCCGAAATCGCCGCCCGCGCCCATGTCGATCTGCTTGATGGCATCGTCGCCACCGCCATGCGGGAGGCCGGCGTGTCCTATTCACGGCTGGACGGCATCGCCGCCGCCGCGGGCCCGGGACTGATCGGCGGTGTCATTGTCGGGCTGACCACCGCCAAGGCGATTGCACTGGTGCACAACACCCCGCTGCTGGCGGTCAACCATCTCGAAGCCCATGCGCTGACGCCGCGGCTGGTCACGCCGCTGACGTTTCCCTATTGCCTGTTCCTGGCGTCCGGGGGGCATACCCAGATCGTGGCCGTGCTCGGTGTCGGCCAGTATGTGCGGCTCGGCACCACGGTCGACGATGCGATCGGCGAAGCCTTCGACAAGGTCGCGAAGATGCTGGGGCTGCCTTATCCCGGCGGCCCGCAGGTGGAGTTGGCCGCGGCCAGCGGCGATCCCGACCGGTTCGCGTTTCCACGCCCGATGCTCGGGCGTTCCGACGCCAATTTCTCGCTCTCCGGTTTGAAGACGGCGGTGCGCAACGAAGCCGAGCGGACCGGACCGCTGGAGCCGCAGGACATCGCCGATCTCTGTGCGGGTTTCCAGGCCGCGGTGCTGGACTCGACCGCCGACCGGCTGAGTGTCGGGCTGTCGCTGTTCCGCGAGCAGTTCGGCCCGCCGCGCGCACTGGTCGCGGCCGGCGGCGTCGCCGCCAACCAGGCGATTCGTGGGGCGCTGCAGGCGGTCGCGGAGAAAGCCGGGACACCGCTGATGATCCCGCCGCCGGCACTGTGCACCGACAATGGCGCCATGATCGCCTGGGCCGGCCTCGAGCGTCTCGCCCTCGGCATGACGGATACGATGGACGCCGCGCCCCGCGCGCGCTGGCGGCTGGACGAGAACGCGCCGACCCCGGCCCAGTTCGCCAACACCCGCGCGCAGCACTGA
- the hemC gene encoding hydroxymethylbilane synthase has product MQSPVPNIVATIGTRGSPLALAQAHEVRARLARAHAIDPERIAVRTIRTSGDIIQDRALLDVGGKGLFTKEIEEALLAGDIDLAVHSSKDVPTFLPDATWLSAFLPREDARDVFISHKATSLETLPAGAVVGTASLRRQAMVLRLRPDLKVNVIRGNVETRLRKLAAGEADATLLALAGLKRLKMEDKATRIFEIDEFLPAVGQGAIAIESRRNDDRINAFVTRITDPDTEVALTTERSFLALLDGSCRTPIGGHCRVSGETIHFRGLIISPDGKEWFETTREGARGDAAKLGTDAARELRERAGEKFFTLFGGA; this is encoded by the coding sequence GTGCAGTCGCCCGTGCCGAACATCGTTGCGACCATCGGAACGCGGGGCAGCCCGCTGGCGTTGGCGCAGGCCCATGAGGTGCGTGCCCGCCTCGCGCGTGCGCATGCCATCGATCCGGAGCGGATTGCTGTTCGTACCATCCGCACCTCCGGGGACATCATCCAGGATCGCGCGTTGCTGGACGTCGGCGGCAAGGGGCTGTTCACCAAGGAGATCGAGGAGGCGCTGCTCGCCGGCGACATCGATCTGGCGGTGCATTCGTCCAAGGACGTGCCGACCTTCCTGCCGGATGCCACCTGGCTGTCCGCTTTCCTGCCGCGCGAGGATGCCCGCGACGTCTTCATCAGCCACAAGGCCACGTCGCTCGAAACGCTGCCCGCGGGCGCGGTGGTTGGCACCGCGTCGCTGCGCCGCCAGGCCATGGTGTTGCGGCTGCGGCCCGATCTGAAGGTCAATGTCATCCGCGGCAATGTCGAGACCCGGCTGCGCAAGCTCGCAGCGGGCGAGGCCGATGCGACATTGCTGGCGCTCGCTGGCCTGAAGCGGCTGAAGATGGAAGACAAGGCCACGCGCATTTTCGAGATCGACGAATTTCTGCCGGCGGTCGGCCAGGGCGCCATCGCCATCGAATCGCGCCGCAATGATGATCGCATCAATGCCTTTGTCACGCGCATCACCGATCCCGACACCGAGGTGGCGCTGACCACCGAGCGCAGTTTCCTGGCGCTGCTCGACGGCTCCTGCCGCACGCCGATCGGCGGCCACTGCCGGGTCAGCGGCGAGACCATTCATTTTCGCGGCCTGATCATTTCGCCCGATGGCAAGGAATGGTTCGAGACCACGCGCGAAGGCGCGCGCGGTGATGCGGCCAAACTCGGAACTGACGCCGCGCGGGAACTGCGTGAGCGGGCCGGGGAAAAATTCTTCACGCTGTTCGGCGGAGCCTGA
- a CDS encoding uroporphyrinogen-III synthase has product MAVLVTRPHPDNVATAEALRGKGFDVLLAPMLRFEPVAFEDDGALSYDGVIVTSANALRAIDAYPGKSSWLSLPLFAVGAHTADAARATGFQDIIAGNSGAAGLPDLIAAHFDDQKKSGNKSRKKSGKTSEKASDTSTPEVLRTLLYLAGADRAHDLTDEMDERGFHLVCHTTYAMVPIARLPAAVCDAFAADDVEAILHYSRRSARAFVTAARADGVEISALALPQCCLSESVAAVMRDAGASRVVVARNPDEKSMLDAVERALRPQQR; this is encoded by the coding sequence ATGGCGGTGCTGGTCACCCGGCCGCATCCCGACAATGTGGCGACAGCAGAGGCCCTGCGCGGCAAGGGTTTCGACGTATTACTGGCGCCGATGCTGCGATTCGAGCCGGTCGCGTTCGAGGATGACGGCGCGCTATCGTATGACGGCGTGATCGTCACCAGCGCCAATGCGCTGCGCGCGATCGATGCGTATCCCGGCAAATCGAGTTGGCTGAGCCTGCCGCTGTTCGCCGTCGGCGCGCACACTGCGGATGCGGCGCGTGCGACAGGGTTTCAGGACATCATCGCCGGCAACAGCGGCGCAGCGGGGCTGCCCGATCTGATCGCGGCGCATTTCGACGACCAGAAAAAATCCGGTAACAAGTCTCGCAAGAAATCAGGCAAGACATCAGAGAAGGCATCGGACACGTCGACGCCTGAGGTGCTGCGCACACTGCTGTATCTCGCGGGCGCCGATCGGGCACATGATCTCACCGACGAGATGGACGAGCGCGGCTTTCATCTCGTTTGCCACACAACCTATGCGATGGTCCCGATCGCACGGCTACCCGCAGCCGTCTGCGACGCGTTCGCGGCCGATGATGTCGAGGCCATTCTGCATTATTCACGACGCAGCGCGCGGGCTTTCGTGACAGCCGCGCGCGCCGACGGCGTCGAAATCTCCGCTTTGGCGCTGCCGCAATGCTGTTTGTCCGAATCGGTCGCAGCCGTCATGCGCGACGCCGGCGCGTCCCGCGTTGTTGTGGCGCGCAACCCGGATGAAAAATCCATGCTGGATGCAGTGGAGCGCGCGCTGCGGCCGCAGCAGCGCTGA